The DNA region TCGAACGTTGTTCATTTTCTTTTATCTTTATTTGGCAATTCAATTCCAATGCTTCCTCTAGTACCGTTAACCAATCTGCATTGTAATCCATAATAGCTGGAAGACAGCTCTCGTTCCATTTTAAATCCTGTGTGGTCTGTATTAACGATCCGAAAATTAATTCATTAACTCCCAATGACTCAAGCTTAGCTTTTCTTTTCGCTTCTGTTTGAACTAGAGCAAACTGAAACCATTCCTCTAGAGCCGAATTATTTTGCTGCTGGGAAAAGGCACGGGTAATTTCATGATTATGTAACAATTGCAACCGCTCATGTACAAAAAGTGAACGTAAAAATTGTTCCTTCATCTAAGCGCTCACTCCTTATCTAAATAATAAAGATGGGGTACGTAATTAATACGTACCCTTCTAGCAGCCTATTTTCCTTAGTGCACCGTTGTAGGGAAGCAAAATAATCCTGAAATAATGGTAATTGGAATAGTAATTGTCGGAGTAGCTTGAGGTTCAACCAGACCGCCGTGTACTCTTGCTAATTCTTCCGCACCTACTTCTACCAGAGCGTCACCAGCAGGATGAACAACATCCGCAGAGCGGAAGTTAGGATTCTTCCAAGCCTTTACCAAATCTTGCGTTGTCATATAGCAACCTCCTTTCATTTATTTTTTACTTCTATTCTAATATATTACAAAAAAAGATTTGATTGCACTTCATAAAGCTGCAGAAATGTCTTTGACAATAAATGAAAATAGTTGGATAATTATTATTACAAGTAAATAATGGTATTATTATGTATTTTTATCGTATACAATTTTTAAATTTCGACACAGCTTTTTATTTAAATTTATTCATAGCTCTATAGGAGGTTGAAAGGGGTTGGCGAAATTATCTTGCAGGGAACAAGAAGTCGCAATTCTTGTGGCACAAGGACTTAAAGATAGCGAGATATCAAAGATGTTAGGTATAAGTATGCGACGTACCGGTGAAATTGTAGCTTCTATTAAACACAAATGGAATATTAAAACAAGAGCTGAACTTGCGATAGTCGCCCATTATTTTGGGCTGGTCTGCATAACGAATAATTTGGAGGTGATTCCAGCTGAACATATTCAAAAAAAAGATTCCTTTCATCGAACAGATGGAACACAGTGAATGCGGCCTGGCTTGTCTAGCAATGATATTGGGTTATTATGGGTACAATACAACTCTGCCGGAAATGCGAAAAAAATTTGGGGAAGCCCCCTCTGGAGTAAACATGCATCAACTTCAAATGATGGCTCTTGAATATAAATTGGAATGTAAAGGATACAAGATAACTACAGAGCAACTAGATCGTATGAAGCCCCCTCTCATTTTATTTTGGGACAATAATCATTTCGTTGTGATGGAGAAATTTGGGAAATATAAGGTGAGCATACTAGATCCGGCTAAGGGACGGTACGGAATTAATATAAAAGAATTGGGTGAAAAATTTTCAGGTTTTGTTCTTTCACTTACCCCCGGAGATCTTTTTACACCGAAAAAAAGGAAGAAAGAGTTTTTTTTTATTTTGTCCGTACTCAAAGGATGGAAACTGCTTTTTTCTATCATTCTTGTAGCCTTGTTCTTACAGGCCTTAGGAGTATTCATTCCTCAATTAACACAGTGGTTCATAGATGTCGTAATAGGAGGACAACATCAAAATTTATTATTTCCATTTAGTGCAGCTATCGGCCTATTATTTTTGTATATTTTAGGATTTCATTGTTTAAGGGGATGGCTTATTGCAAAGCTGCAGTCCAAAATAGATACAACGATGATGACACAATATATTGGACGACTTTTTATGCTCCCTTATAACTTTTTTGAAAATCGAAAGGGAGGCGAACTTGTTTTTCGAGCAAATTCTAATATCCTAATCCGAAATGTTCTTTCAAACCGTGTTGTTTCTATTATAATTGACTGCCTTTCTTTTATTACCTTTGCAGCATTAATGTTAAATAAAATGGTTAGTATGGGTATAATTGTTATTATTATAGGGATTTTCATGCTTGGATTCATTTTTTTAAGTTCATACATTTCGCAAAGATTATCCCGTCAGGAAGTTTCCACTCAAACTGAACTGTACGGATTTTTATCCGAAAATATTCAGAATATTACTGATTTGAAATTATTAGGGGCAGAAAGGGATGCCGTTGCAAAATGGAAGTCAATCTTTGAAAAGCAACTAAAAGCAACTGAAAAGCGAAACGTTTGGACATCGATATTAAGCTCCAATTCGGTTAGTATTCAATTGACGCTCCCCTTATTTGTACTATGGCCAGGGGCTTATTACGTACTTGAAGGTAATGCAACCCTAGGAAGTTTAATGGGTTTTCAAGCATTGGCTGCCTCTTTTATAGTTCCTATTGTTTCTTTGGGGCAAACCTATTCTGATATAGTGAATGTTCGAACCTATATTCAAAGATTACAAGATGTTATTGAAAGTCCACCTGAATATACAGGAGAAAAGGTACCTTCTATATCTTTTCAAGGTCACGTTGAATTTTGTGATGTTTCCTTTAAATACAATAAATATGGTAATGAAGTTCTAAAGAATATTTCTCTCAATGTACGTCCGGGTGAACGGTTAGCTATTGTTGGAACGTCGGGATCTGGAAAAAGCACACTCGCCAAATTGTTGCTTGGTCTATATGAACCAACCGAAGGTTTTATCAAAATCGATGGAACAATGTTACATCTATGGAATAAGCAAGAGCTTCGAAAACGAATTAGTTCCGTGGTACAAGAATCTCGTTTATTTAATTCAACTATCGCAGATAATATAAGAATGCATCATAACGATATTACGTTGGACATGATTGTTCAAGCTACGAAACAAGCAGCCATTCACGATGACATTATGAAGCTTCCACTAGGTTATCAAACAATGGTATCCGAAAACGGATTTAATTTTTCCGGAGGTCAAAGACAAAGGCTTCTCCTCGCTCGTGCATTGTTACATCAACCTAAAATCCTTGTACTGGATGAAGCAACCAGTTCATTGGATTCGGCTTCGGAACAGCTTATTTGTGACTCTTTAAGTCATATTCAATGCACTCAGATTATTATTGCTCATCGCTTAAGTACTGTTCGACATGCTGATCGTATCGTAGTTCTTGATAATGGGAAAATAATTGAGGAAGGAACCCATCAGGAATTATTACACTTAAAAGGGCAATATTACAATCTCTATACTTCACAGGAAGAAAAGCAATCATTCTCACCAATTTCTTAACAGGAGAAAGATTAGAATGAGTTCAAGTTTTAAGCTTTACGCATCCGTTTATCTCATTCGGATCAAGTATATTTCATGGCGCGATATCGTTTTAACGCTGTTTCTCCTTCTTTTACTGCTCCGCGGGACATATCAATTCACTACGGCGTTAGCCGAAAAGGGCTTCTCATCCACATTTATAACGGGCTGTTGGGGGCTAATAGGGATGACCGTTGGAATTGGTCTGTTTGCCGGGAACCTGATGATGGCGGAAATGCGCTTCTTATGGTCGCTTGGACGAGGGGCTCGTTTTTTAACCTCATATATGATCTGGAAAAAGTCCCCCTTTGTTCTTGTGCTTGTTTGGATGCTGCTGGGTCAGTTGCTTTGGTCACCGTCATATAGTTTCGGACAAGCATTCCTAATGCTGTTGCTCGGACTCTCCTTTGCAGAACTCGGTGTTTATTGCTTTGTGGCACTTTCGGGAATGGCGAGAGAGCGAACAGCCGGATCGCTATCGTTAGCCCTGCTGTTATTGACAGTACTGGCGCTTAATATTTCATTGATGATGCTGCCCATGATACCTGCGGTTCGGCTGATCGTTGCAATCGCCGTTACCTTGCTGCAATACATCGCCGCTTTTCAAGCGTCACGCTTCTCCTGGCCGCGAATGATAAGCGCAGCCCCGCCGGCTGAATCCGGCGCCAAACGGCATATCCTGTCCCGCTATCCGTTACTTCGTAAAGAGGTATATTTTCTAACCCGCTTCAAAGATATGTTTCCTTTTCTTATTGCCGTTTGTTTATTACAGCTCTTTACCTACTATTCAGCAGTTGATACCCCGATAGTTGTCCCGGTAGGCGCGGCCTTGATGGTCTGGCTGGTCAGCGACGTTTGGGTTATAAGAAGCTTCGTAGCCGAAGGCAGAGGAATAGCACTATACACCGTTACCTTGGGTGCTTGGAATAGAGGATTATGGGCAAAATGGCTTTTTTATGGGACAGTAGGCATAAGTATGTTCATCGTTCATACCTTAATCTGGGGATTTCGCTTAGACTGGACTTGGACGGCATGGTCGTTTTTCGAGTTATTAGCGCAGTGCCTGCTGCTTACTTCCACATTTGTTTCATTCAGTTTACTGGCTGGATATCATCTTACAACTCAAGGGCGTATTTCGCTGCCCGCTCAGCTTTTAATTACAATCTGCATGTTTTTGCTCATCTATTTACACCAAGCGCATCAAATACTATTCATAATCGTCTCTATAACCATACAATTTGGATTTTATCGACTTTTACGCCAGGTACCTGAAAGTCTTCCCGGCAAGTTTTCAATGTAAGGAGAGATCAAATAAGATGCAGACAAACTTAGCGCTGTCCTTGCAACTGCAGCAAGTCAGCTATGCTTACGAAGATAAACGCATCCTGCATGGCATCGATTGGACCCTACAGGGGGGAGAAATTACGGTACTGCTCGGTCCCAACGGCGCAGGTAAGACGACGCTGTTGCATTTGCTGGCAGGGATGAAGCCGGTCCAGCAAGGCAGCATTTTGCTGGGCCGGCAAGCGGTTCATTGGCAGGACCAACAATATAAAAAACGCATCGGCTATATGATGGAGTTTCCGTTTCAGTATCCATTTTTGACCGTAATCGAAATGATGCGGCTTATCGGCCAACTGCGCCGCGTCTCCCCTGATCAACTGGAGGAGCGAATACGGCACTGGCTCAAGCATTTTACATTGGAACCGTACAGCAACTACGCGATTGGCGCTTTGTCCCAAGGAACGGCAAGGCGGGTTGCACTGGCATCCGCATTGCTGCACGAACCGGATATCCTTCTTTTGGATGAGCCGACCAACGGACTTGACCCGGATCAAGTCATAATCGTGCGCGATACATTGCAGCAATACTGTGCCCGAGGTGCTCTCATCCTGTTATCCACTCATATTATCGGGCTAGCGGAAAAACTGGCGAATCAAGCCGCCATATTGCGAAATGGACGTATTGTATATGCCGGCAAAGCCACGGGGGATTTGGAGAGTCTCTACGTGGCAAATAAAACCTCACAATAGGCCCAACAGATCATTCGACAAATTCCATTTTTATGTTAATCTGGTTGTTGGTAAATAAACCCTGCAGATCTAAAAAGAATGGAGTAGAGAACCGAGTGAGAAAAATAGCGATTTTAGTGTTGGCGGTTTGTTTGACGTTGGTGAATGTAGTCCCTTCCCCGGCTCATGCGAATAATGAGCAAACCAAAGCGCTATGGGTTTGGGATTTTTATGAAGCGGCTTCCGATTCCAACAAGATTACACAGCTGCTGCAGTTTTTAAAGGAAAATGACATCAACTTATTGTTTATCGGGACAAGAAAGACGTTGGAG from Paenibacillus macerans includes:
- a CDS encoding mersacidin/lichenicidin family type 2 lantibiotic; translated protein: MTTQDLVKAWKNPNFRSADVVHPAGDALVEVGAEELARVHGGLVEPQATPTITIPITIISGLFCFPTTVH
- a CDS encoding response regulator transcription factor, with translation MAKLSCREQEVAILVAQGLKDSEISKMLGISMRRTGEIVASIKHKWNIKTRAELAIVAHYFGLVCITNNLEVIPAEHIQKKDSFHRTDGTQ
- a CDS encoding peptidase domain-containing ABC transporter, which produces MILGYYGYNTTLPEMRKKFGEAPSGVNMHQLQMMALEYKLECKGYKITTEQLDRMKPPLILFWDNNHFVVMEKFGKYKVSILDPAKGRYGINIKELGEKFSGFVLSLTPGDLFTPKKRKKEFFFILSVLKGWKLLFSIILVALFLQALGVFIPQLTQWFIDVVIGGQHQNLLFPFSAAIGLLFLYILGFHCLRGWLIAKLQSKIDTTMMTQYIGRLFMLPYNFFENRKGGELVFRANSNILIRNVLSNRVVSIIIDCLSFITFAALMLNKMVSMGIIVIIIGIFMLGFIFLSSYISQRLSRQEVSTQTELYGFLSENIQNITDLKLLGAERDAVAKWKSIFEKQLKATEKRNVWTSILSSNSVSIQLTLPLFVLWPGAYYVLEGNATLGSLMGFQALAASFIVPIVSLGQTYSDIVNVRTYIQRLQDVIESPPEYTGEKVPSISFQGHVEFCDVSFKYNKYGNEVLKNISLNVRPGERLAIVGTSGSGKSTLAKLLLGLYEPTEGFIKIDGTMLHLWNKQELRKRISSVVQESRLFNSTIADNIRMHHNDITLDMIVQATKQAAIHDDIMKLPLGYQTMVSENGFNFSGGQRQRLLLARALLHQPKILVLDEATSSLDSASEQLICDSLSHIQCTQIIIAHRLSTVRHADRIVVLDNGKIIEEGTHQELLHLKGQYYNLYTSQEEKQSFSPIS
- a CDS encoding ABC transporter ATP-binding protein, whose translation is MQTNLALSLQLQQVSYAYEDKRILHGIDWTLQGGEITVLLGPNGAGKTTLLHLLAGMKPVQQGSILLGRQAVHWQDQQYKKRIGYMMEFPFQYPFLTVIEMMRLIGQLRRVSPDQLEERIRHWLKHFTLEPYSNYAIGALSQGTARRVALASALLHEPDILLLDEPTNGLDPDQVIIVRDTLQQYCARGALILLSTHIIGLAEKLANQAAILRNGRIVYAGKATGDLESLYVANKTSQ